One segment of Bradyrhizobium sp. WD16 DNA contains the following:
- a CDS encoding acetyl-CoA hydrolase/transferase family protein codes for MSSSRIACAALRSKVMSAEHAAAMIRSGSTVGMSGFTGSGYPKAVPLALAARIEREHAAGRPFQLRVWTGASTGPELDGALARANGIEFRLPYNSDPTARDKINRGEMDYFDMHLSQVAPMAWQGFLGPLDTAVVEVTGIRADGSLIPSSSVGNNKTWLDRASQVILEVNRWQNPALEGMHDIYYGTALPPHRIPIPIVKSSDRIGEATFRCDPAKIVAIVETEAPDRNLPFDAPDATAHAIAGHLIAFFRHEVAKGRLPLSLLPIQSGVGNIANAVLTGLVDSPFEALTAYTEVIQDGMLDLIKAGKLTIASATAFSLSPNAAAEVNADMARFRDRMILRPQEISNHPEVIRRLGCIAMNGLIEADIYGNVNSTHIMGSRIQNGIGGSGDFARNGYISVFMTPSTAKGGAISAIVPQASHVDHINQDVQVLVTEQGLADLRGLSPKQRARLIIANCAHPDYRDALADYFERARRQSYGQQTPTLLAEALSWHQRYVETGTMKR; via the coding sequence ATGAGTTCCTCCCGCATCGCCTGTGCCGCGTTGAGAAGCAAGGTGATGAGCGCGGAGCATGCCGCAGCCATGATCCGATCCGGCAGCACCGTCGGCATGAGCGGGTTCACCGGCTCGGGCTATCCCAAGGCGGTACCGCTGGCGCTCGCCGCCCGCATCGAGCGCGAACATGCCGCCGGCCGTCCGTTCCAGCTGCGGGTGTGGACCGGCGCTTCGACCGGCCCCGAGCTCGACGGAGCGCTGGCCAGGGCCAACGGCATCGAATTCCGCCTGCCCTATAATTCCGATCCGACCGCGCGCGACAAGATCAACCGCGGTGAAATGGACTATTTCGACATGCATCTCAGCCAGGTCGCGCCAATGGCCTGGCAGGGCTTTCTCGGTCCGCTCGACACCGCTGTGGTCGAGGTCACCGGCATCCGCGCCGACGGCTCGCTGATCCCGTCGTCTTCCGTGGGCAACAACAAGACCTGGCTCGACCGCGCCTCGCAGGTGATCCTCGAGGTCAACCGCTGGCAGAACCCGGCGCTCGAGGGCATGCACGACATCTATTACGGCACGGCGCTGCCGCCGCACCGTATTCCGATCCCGATCGTCAAATCCAGCGACCGCATCGGCGAGGCAACCTTCCGCTGCGACCCGGCCAAGATCGTCGCCATCGTCGAGACCGAGGCGCCGGACCGCAACCTACCCTTCGATGCGCCCGATGCCACCGCCCACGCCATTGCCGGGCATCTGATCGCGTTCTTCCGCCATGAGGTGGCCAAGGGCCGGCTGCCGTTGTCACTGCTGCCGATCCAGTCCGGCGTCGGCAACATCGCCAATGCAGTGCTCACCGGCCTCGTCGATTCGCCGTTCGAAGCGCTGACCGCCTATACCGAAGTGATCCAGGACGGCATGCTCGACCTGATCAAGGCCGGCAAGCTCACGATCGCCTCGGCCACCGCGTTTTCGCTCAGCCCCAATGCCGCCGCCGAAGTGAATGCCGACATGGCGCGCTTCCGCGACCGCATGATCCTGCGGCCGCAGGAGATCAGCAACCACCCGGAGGTGATCCGCCGCCTCGGCTGCATCGCCATGAACGGGCTGATCGAGGCCGACATCTACGGCAACGTCAATTCCACCCACATCATGGGCTCGCGCATCCAGAACGGCATCGGCGGCTCGGGCGACTTCGCCCGCAACGGCTACATCTCGGTGTTCATGACGCCCTCGACGGCGAAAGGCGGCGCGATCTCCGCGATCGTGCCCCAGGCCAGCCATGTCGATCACATCAACCAGGACGTCCAGGTTCTGGTGACCGAACAGGGCCTCGCCGATCTCCGCGGCCTCTCGCCCAAGCAGCGTGCACGGCTGATCATCGCCAACTGCGCCCATCCCGACTATCGCGACGCCCTCGCCGATTACTTCGAGCGGGCCCGCCGGCAGTCCTATGGCCAGCAGACCCCGACGCTGCTCGCCGAGGCGCTGTCCTGGCACCAGCGCTATGTCGAGACCGGCACCATGAAGCGCTGA
- a CDS encoding amidohydrolase, which yields MTNDSAAPPPGCPAPPAVQPQPKRLKVPKGAVDTHCHVIGAPPDYPFVAARSYTPPPASEAQYLSMLDTLGMTYGVLTQVSVHGTDNRLMVGTLRHHPQRLRGIAVMALEAGEAERRALKDSGVVGLRLNVLYGGGIGFDRLADYGAMCREMGWHLQFLIEAGQLPAIASQLARLPVPFLIDHMGHFPTSRGVDDPGFAMLVALARDGAWVRLSGAYRNTVEGSPYADTIPFAHRLVDAAPTRCIWGSDWPHVANWGVMMTVADLLDLLVDWVPDEATRNRILVDNPQRLFGFPAVS from the coding sequence ATGACGAACGACAGCGCAGCGCCCCCGCCGGGCTGTCCGGCCCCGCCGGCGGTGCAGCCGCAGCCGAAGCGACTCAAGGTGCCCAAGGGGGCAGTCGACACCCATTGCCACGTCATCGGCGCACCGCCGGATTATCCCTTCGTCGCGGCGCGCAGCTATACCCCGCCGCCGGCGTCGGAGGCTCAGTATCTGTCGATGCTGGATACCCTCGGCATGACCTATGGCGTGCTGACCCAGGTCAGCGTTCATGGCACGGACAACCGCCTCATGGTCGGGACCCTGCGCCATCATCCGCAGCGGTTGCGCGGCATTGCGGTGATGGCGCTCGAGGCGGGTGAGGCGGAGCGGCGCGCGCTCAAGGACAGCGGCGTCGTCGGCCTGCGGCTCAACGTCCTCTATGGCGGTGGCATCGGTTTCGACCGGCTCGCCGATTACGGCGCGATGTGCCGCGAAATGGGCTGGCATCTCCAGTTCCTGATCGAGGCCGGCCAGCTGCCGGCGATCGCCTCACAGCTCGCCCGCCTGCCGGTGCCCTTCCTGATCGACCACATGGGGCACTTTCCCACCTCGCGCGGCGTCGATGATCCGGGCTTTGCGATGCTGGTCGCCCTGGCGCGCGACGGCGCCTGGGTGCGCTTGTCCGGCGCCTATCGCAATACGGTCGAAGGGTCTCCGTATGCCGACACCATCCCCTTCGCCCATCGCCTGGTCGATGCCGCGCCGACGCGCTGCATCTGGGGCTCGGACTGGCCCCACGTCGCCAACTGGGGCGTGATGATGACGGTGGCGGACCTGCTCGATTTGCTGGTCGACTGGGTGCCAGACGAGGCGACGCGCAATCGCATCCTGGTCGACAACCCGCAGCGGTTGTTCGGATTCCCGGCGGTGTCTTGA
- a CDS encoding MFS transporter, with the protein MTTESAGVVEPQDTSLMAFYRDMNTAERRTFWACATGWALDGMDFMIYPLVIGTIIKLWSVDAGLAGLAGTVTLLASAIGGWLAGFLCDRIGRVRTLQITIVWFSVFSLVCAFVQDFNQLLIARALLGLGFGGEWAAGAVLMGETIRAQYRGRAVGSVQSGWAVGWGIAVLTQAVLFSLLPPEQAWRWMFAVGVLPALLVFFLRRYVEEPSIAAQTLAHQQVSGDRSAIWEIFEGPILKTTLLASLVATGCQGGYYAVTFWVPRFLTTERKLSIVSSTGYLAALIIGSFVGYLVGAWLADRIGRRKLFLLFSLGAIVVVLVYTQITFTNEVLWLLGFPLGFFASGYFSGMGPFLTELYPTRLRGSGQGFCYNFGRGIGALFPALVGYLSQTTTLANAIAIFAVVAYAVFFLAAYALPETRGRILLAD; encoded by the coding sequence ATGACCACCGAGAGCGCGGGTGTCGTCGAGCCGCAGGACACCAGCCTGATGGCGTTCTATCGCGACATGAATACGGCCGAGCGCCGCACCTTCTGGGCCTGTGCCACCGGCTGGGCGCTCGACGGCATGGATTTCATGATCTACCCGCTGGTGATCGGCACCATCATCAAGCTGTGGAGTGTCGATGCGGGTCTCGCCGGCCTTGCCGGCACCGTGACGCTGCTCGCCTCCGCGATCGGCGGCTGGCTTGCCGGGTTCCTCTGCGACCGCATCGGCCGCGTCCGCACGCTGCAGATCACCATCGTCTGGTTTTCGGTGTTCTCGCTGGTCTGCGCCTTCGTCCAGGACTTCAACCAGCTCCTGATCGCAAGGGCGCTGCTCGGCCTCGGCTTCGGCGGCGAGTGGGCAGCCGGCGCGGTGCTGATGGGCGAAACCATCCGTGCGCAATATCGCGGTCGCGCGGTCGGCTCGGTGCAATCGGGCTGGGCGGTCGGCTGGGGCATCGCGGTTCTGACCCAGGCGGTACTGTTCTCGCTGCTGCCGCCCGAGCAGGCCTGGCGCTGGATGTTCGCGGTCGGTGTGCTGCCGGCGCTGCTGGTGTTCTTCCTGCGCAGATATGTCGAGGAGCCGAGCATCGCGGCGCAGACCCTGGCCCATCAGCAGGTCAGTGGCGACAGGTCGGCGATCTGGGAGATCTTCGAGGGGCCGATCCTGAAGACCACCCTATTGGCCTCCCTCGTCGCCACCGGCTGCCAGGGCGGCTACTACGCCGTCACCTTCTGGGTGCCGCGCTTCCTCACCACCGAGCGCAAGCTCTCCATCGTGTCCTCGACCGGCTATCTCGCGGCGCTGATCATCGGCTCCTTCGTCGGCTATCTGGTCGGCGCCTGGCTCGCCGACCGCATCGGTCGCCGCAAGCTGTTCCTGCTGTTCTCGCTGGGCGCCATCGTGGTGGTGCTGGTCTATACCCAGATCACCTTTACCAACGAGGTGCTGTGGCTGCTCGGCTTCCCGCTCGGCTTCTTCGCCTCGGGCTATTTCTCCGGCATGGGGCCGTTCCTCACCGAACTCTATCCGACACGCCTGCGCGGTTCGGGGCAGGGCTTCTGCTACAATTTCGGCCGCGGCATTGGCGCGCTGTTTCCGGCGCTGGTCGGCTATCTGTCGCAGACCACGACGCTCGCCAACGCCATCGCCATCTTTGCGGTGGTCGCCTATGCGGTGTTCTTCCTTGCGGCCTATGCCTTGCCGGAAACCCGCGGCCGCATTCTCTTGGCGGATTGA
- a CDS encoding CocE/NonD family hydrolase: MTTVDGVRLDADIWRPEGRGEYPVLLMRQIYGRRIGCAICYAHPSWYAAHGYVVVVQDSRGRGSSEGRFRFGESDAADGAAAVDWAASLDGTTGVVGMYGFSYQGYNQLMAAPGAGPALKALAPSMFAWDVRDHWAYENGAFPFAGNLGWAVQVAAETARHAGNEAAFVELRAASRGLPLNEAIACRPELMRRHRDLSHYQTWLETPAQDEYWRRVSPASRIEAVAARQLPILIVGGWYDSHLRGTLAAYKALAARRAAPVRLVVGPWIHFPWDRRSAGRDFGPEAARSMDVLHVRWFDHWLKGIDTGMLNEPQVELFDLGSRTWRGFDDWPATASALHLGGSGAASIDSADGTLRDKPADAGGIDHLVHDPWRPAPSHGGSFGTPPGAIDRAAIDARGDVLTFTTAPFASPTTFAGDVAAVLHVESDAPGFDLCCTLSLVTAAGQVMPLAEGYATFDAGRAMPVEIPMRATCVTAGEGEALRLSVAGASFPAFAVNPGTGESATMTPMVKARIITVGLRHGGETASLLSIGADAGAAAEVP; the protein is encoded by the coding sequence ATGACGACCGTCGATGGCGTGCGGCTCGATGCCGACATCTGGCGACCGGAGGGCCGGGGCGAATATCCCGTGCTGTTGATGCGCCAGATCTACGGCCGGCGGATCGGCTGCGCCATCTGTTACGCCCATCCGAGCTGGTACGCCGCCCACGGCTACGTGGTGGTGGTGCAGGACAGCCGCGGCCGCGGCAGCTCCGAAGGCCGCTTCCGTTTCGGCGAAAGCGATGCCGCCGACGGTGCCGCCGCGGTCGACTGGGCGGCTTCCCTTGACGGCACCACCGGTGTCGTCGGCATGTATGGCTTCTCCTACCAGGGCTACAACCAGCTGATGGCCGCGCCGGGCGCAGGACCGGCGCTCAAGGCCTTGGCGCCATCGATGTTCGCCTGGGACGTGCGCGATCACTGGGCTTACGAGAATGGCGCTTTTCCATTCGCCGGCAATCTCGGCTGGGCGGTGCAGGTTGCGGCCGAGACCGCGCGTCACGCCGGCAATGAGGCGGCTTTTGTCGAACTGCGCGCCGCCTCGCGTGGCCTGCCGTTGAACGAAGCGATCGCCTGTCGGCCGGAGCTGATGCGGCGTCACCGCGACCTCAGCCATTATCAGACCTGGCTCGAGACGCCGGCGCAGGATGAGTACTGGCGCAGGGTGTCGCCGGCTTCGCGGATCGAGGCGGTCGCGGCCAGGCAATTGCCGATCCTGATCGTGGGCGGCTGGTATGACAGTCATCTCCGCGGCACGCTCGCCGCCTATAAGGCGCTCGCGGCGCGGCGCGCGGCGCCGGTGCGTCTCGTGGTCGGGCCCTGGATTCACTTTCCCTGGGACCGCCGCAGCGCCGGCCGGGACTTCGGCCCTGAGGCGGCGCGCAGCATGGATGTCCTGCATGTCCGCTGGTTCGATCATTGGCTCAAGGGCATCGACACCGGCATGCTGAATGAGCCGCAGGTCGAGCTGTTCGATCTCGGCAGCAGGACCTGGCGCGGCTTCGACGACTGGCCAGCGACAGCCTCCGCGCTGCACCTCGGCGGCAGCGGCGCCGCGTCGATCGACAGCGCAGACGGCACGTTGCGCGACAAGCCGGCCGATGCCGGCGGCATCGACCACCTGGTCCATGATCCCTGGCGGCCGGCGCCAAGCCACGGCGGCAGCTTCGGCACGCCGCCTGGGGCGATCGACCGCGCCGCGATCGATGCGCGCGGCGACGTGCTGACCTTCACGACCGCGCCGTTTGCGTCGCCAACGACATTCGCCGGCGATGTCGCCGCGGTGCTCCATGTCGAGAGCGATGCGCCGGGCTTCGATCTCTGCTGCACGCTGTCGCTGGTGACCGCCGCGGGGCAGGTGATGCCGCTGGCCGAAGGTTATGCGACGTTCGACGCCGGTCGCGCCATGCCCGTCGAGATCCCCATGCGCGCGACCTGCGTGACTGCGGGAGAGGGCGAAGCCTTGCGGCTCTCGGTCGCCGGCGCCAGCTTTCCGGCCTTCGCGGTCAATCCGGGCACCGGCGAAAGCGCCACGATGACGCCCATGGTCAAGGCACGCATCATCACCGTCGGCCTGCGTCACGGCGGCGAGACCGCGTCGCTGCTGAGCATCGGCGCGGACGCAGGGGCCGCCGCGGAGGTCCCCTGA